A window from Solea senegalensis isolate Sse05_10M linkage group LG15, IFAPA_SoseM_1, whole genome shotgun sequence encodes these proteins:
- the map3k4 gene encoding mitogen-activated protein kinase kinase kinase 4 isoform X2, producing the protein MLRQSKPVKDASQQNSGVDESLDSPSEEEEAVYGTTPPFNHRQMKRMSGKHQRNSHARSVGRSPNKVELGPSVVRESHRPVETPEEHSYKQDKKHRATLRSTERDHKKTFEESFMLDPLSKSSPFGGLSMDPRKHYLSLGCSSGKLPVSMPHIARTHRQTSRTDCPADRLKFFETLRLLLKLTSMSSKRKEKEQRGLENTAFMGHNKEVIWLELQAWHARRSTSDQDLFLFTARQAIPDIINEVLHFKVNYESLRGTLCSGSEMVQEDYQSISGLVFGEEREPGVAETNHCGVDPWGFSSCPSTAMNAAEPLGPGTDCREHLQRQRLAFEQVKRVMELLESVEAFYPSLQALQRDYEKYAARDFQGRVQALCLWLNITQDLNQKLRVMATVLGLHDLSRIGWPVFEIPSPRCSRGNEDDENENNEESDSTATFTAESEGEDRDLEEEGELGHVADGELSPSLTRKFARLLSEDEFLPTATEGSAEAKMGGGVFCPTAIYRPFVDKALKQMGLRKLILRLHKLMDRSLQRSRAALLRHTPALEFADFPDPMLYSDYLPELARHESCSSPANPELGADPVSWEDLMDMDLPSFRPAFLVLCRVLLNVIHECLKLRLEQRPAGEPSLLSIKQLVRECKEVLKGGLLMKQYYQFMLRGVVTYAQGVQTNANIDEFEEDLHKMLEVYFDYMHSWIQMLQQLPQASHSLKNLLEEEWNFTKVITPYIRGGEAQSGKLFCDIAGMLLKSTGEFLDAGLQRSGNEFWESADDSSASDEIRRSVIETSRSLKELFHEARERASKALGFAKMLRKDLEVAADFSITNGVPCLLEVLKKRNFVKVQIPGLEELQVFVPCALMNQRPLILQLLNAAAGKDCSKEPEEIADDEAYLLMSKHRTGFTTDSDWAQWDGELLKLVPQVETVDTLSTMKVENMLLIVMQSAHLVAQRKAFQQSMEDVLTLSREQTSSQPLIAGALEELKDEALQLCIKISTAIERVEYMFTTEFEAEVEESESATLHQYYREAMIQGYNFAFEYHKEVVRLMSGEFRQRIGERYIAFARKWMTYVLTKCESGRGTKPRWATQGFDFLQAIEPAFISALPEDDFLNLQALMNECIGHVIGKPHSPVTGLYIAPRNSPRPVKVPRCHSDPPNPNLFIPNAEGFSSRSLPCDLRNQLFPNGPRPVPQGPGEHSHTKAPGSTPSDVRGSNFHLSSVAAELQFKSLSRHSSPTEDREEPSYPKGDPNSTQRRSWELLTFISQSKDTAARQSPMEAVRCSIRKFEDKRYAVMKQRNIIGQVCHTPKSYDNVMHVGLRKVTFKWQRGNKIGEGQYGKVYTCINVDTGELMAMKEIRFQPNDHKTIKETADELKIFEGIKHPNLVRYFGVELHREEMYIFMEYCDEGTLEEVSRLGLQEHVIRLYSKQTTTAINVLHEHGIVHRDIKGANIFLTSSGLIKLGDFGCSVKLRNNTHTMPGEVNSTLGTAAYMAPEVITRAKGEGHGRAADIWSLGCVLIEMVTGKRPWHEYEHNFQIMYKVGMGHKPPIPEKLSTEGKDFLGHCLESEPKRRWTASMLLDHPFVKVCTDEE; encoded by the exons ATGCTAAG GCAGTCCAAGCCAGTGAAAGATGCATCCCAACAGAACTCTGGGGTGGATGAATCCTTGGACTCTCctagtgaggaagaggaagctgtGTATGGCACAACACCTCCCTTTAACCACCGTCAGATGAAACGCATGTCTGGCAAACATCAGCGGAACAGCCACGCAAGGAGTGTTGGACGTTCTCCTAACAAGG tggAACTTGGCCCCTCTGTTGTGAGAGAGAGTCACAGGCCAGTGGAAACCCCAGAGGAGCATAGCTACAAGCAGGACAAAAAACATCGGGCCACACTGCGCTCCACAGAGAGAGACCACAAGAAAACCTTTGAAGAATCCTTCATGCTGGATCCACTCTCGAAGTCGAGCCCATTTGGAGGCCTCAGCATGGATCCCAGGAAGCATTACTTGAGTTTGGGCTGCAGCAGTGGCAAACTGCCTGTGTCAATGCCACATATTGCCCGCACCCACCGCCAGACCTCCAGGACAGACTGTCCTGCTGACCGCCTCAAGTTCTTTGAGACTCTGCGCCTGCTGCTAAAGCTCACATCTATGTCCTCtaagaggaaagagaaggagcAGAGAGGCCTGGAGAACACAGCCTTCATGGGACACAACAAGGAGGTCATTTGGTTGGAGCTGCAGGCTTGGCATGCACGCCGCTCCACCAGTGATCaagacctttttcttttcactgcCCGCCAGGCCATCCCTGACATCATTAATGAGGTGTTGCACTTTAAGGTCAACTATGAGAGCCTGAGAGGCACCCTGTGTTCAGGGTCTGAAATGGTCCAGGAGGATTATCAGAGCATCTCCGGTTTAGTCTTTGGCGAGGAGAGGGAGCCTGGTGTAGCAGAGACCAACCACTGTGGAGTAGATCCATGGGGATTTAGCTCATGTCCTTCGACTGCGATGAATGCAGCAGAGCCTCTGGGTCCTGGCACTGACTGCAGGGAACACCTTCAGCGCCAGCGGCTGGCCTTTGAGCAGGTTAAGCGGGTCATGGAGTTGCTGGAGTCTGTGGAGGCTTTCTATCCCTCACTGCAGGCTCTGCAGAGGGACTATGAAAAGTATGCAGCACGAGACTTCCAGGGCAGGGTGCAGGCGCTCTGTCTGTGGCTCAAtatcacccaggacctcaacCAGAAGTTGCGTGTTATGGCCACTGTGCTGGGCCTCCATGATCTATCCCGTATTGGATGGCCTGTCTTTGAAATCCCTTCACCTCGCTGCTCCCGTGGCAATGAAGACGATGAGAATGAGAACAATGAGGAGAGTGACTCGACAGCGACTTTTACAGCTGAAAGTGAAGGGGAGGACAGAGATCTTGAAGAGGAGGGGGAATTAGGTCATGTAGCAGATGGAGAATTGTCTCCCTCCCTTACTCGTAAATTTGCCCGATTGTTGTCAGAAGACGAGTTTCTCCCAACTGCAACTGAAGGAAGTGCAGAAGCAAAAATGGGAGGGGGAGTTTTCTGCCCCACAGCCATATACAGACCGTTTGTGGATAAAGCTCTGAAACAGATGGGACTTCGTAAACTGATTCTCAGACTGCACAAACTGATGGACCGCTCTCTTCAGCGGTCCAGAGCGGCACTTCTACGCCACACACCTGCACTGGAG TTTGCAGACTTCCCAGATCCTATGCTGTATAGTGACTACCTGCCAGAGCTTGCACGCCACGAGTCCTGCAGTAGTCCGGCTAATCCAGAACTCGGAGCAGACCCGGTATCCTGGGAGGATTTGATGGACATGGACCTCCCATCCTTCCGGCCAGCGTTCCTTGTGCTGTGCAGAGTCCTTCTCAATGTCATTCACGAATGCCTTAAGCTGCGACTTGAACAGAGGCCTGCTGGAGAGCCGTCACTGCTCAGTATCAAACAG TTGGTGCGTGAGTGTAAGGAGGTTCTTAAAGGTGGTCTTCTGATGAAGCAGTATTATCAGTTCATGCTACGCGGGGTTGTCACATATGCTCAGGGCGTGCAGACCAATGCCAATATTGATGAGTTTGAAGAGGATCTACACAAGATGCTTGAG GTTTACTTTGACTACATGCACAGTTGGATCCAGATGTTGCAGCAGCTGCCTCAGGCCTCTCACAGCCTGAAGAATCTGTTAGAGGAGGAGTGGAACTTCACCAAGGTTATCACTCCTTATATCCGTGGTGGAGAGGCCCAGTCTGGGAAGCTTTTCTG TGACATCGCTGGGATGTTGCTCAAATCCACTGGGGAGTTCCTGGATGCTGGTTTGCAAAGAAGTGGTAATGAATTCTGGGAAAGTGCAGATGACAGCTCGGCCTCAGATGAGATCAG aCGGTCCGTTATTGAGACAAGTCGTTCACTTAAAGAGCTGTTCCACGAGGCCCGGGAGCGAGCGTCCAAGGCTCTAGGTTTTGCCAAAATGCTTCGCAAG GATTTGGAAGTTGCTGCAGATTTCAGTATCACTAATGGGGTGCCTTGTCTCCTTGAGGTGCTGAAGAAGAGAAACTTTGTCAAG gtTCAGATCCCAGGCTTGGAAGAGCTCCAAGTTTTTGTCCCCTGCGCTTTGATGAATCAGAGGCCACTCATCTTGCAGCTTCTCAATGCTGCAGCAGGCAAAGACTGTTCCAAAGAGCCAGAGGAAATAGCTGATGACGAGGCCTACCTGCTGATGAGTAAACACAGAACTGGCTTCACTACTGATTCTGACTGGGCTCAGTGGGACGGAGAGTTGCTGAAGCTGGTCCCACAGGTGGAAACTGTTGACACTTTAAGCACCATGAAG GTGGAGAACATGCTCTTGATCGTGATGCAGTCAGCTCACCTGGTGGCCCAGCGTAAGGCCTTTCAGCAGTCTATGGAGGATGTGCTCACTCTCAGCCGGGAGCAAACATCGAGTCAGCCACTCATCGCGGGCGCTCTGGAGGAGCTCAAG GACGAGGCACTGCAGCTCTGCATTAAGATCAGCACTGCCATTGAACGAGTGGAATACATGTTCACCACAGAGTTTgaggcagaggtggaggagtCTGAGTCAGCCACTCTGCATCAGTACTACAGGGAGGCAATGATACAGGGATACAACTTTGCCTTTGAG TATCACAAGGAGGTGGTGCGCCTGATGTCAGGAGAGTTCAGGCAGAGAATCGGTGAGCGTTACATAGCATTTGCCCGCAAATGGATGACGTATGTTCTGACCAAATGCGAGAGTGGCAGGGGCACCAAACCCAG GTGGGCGACTCAGGgttttgattttcttcaggCCATTGAACCTGCCTTTATATCAGCACTACCTGAGGATGACTTCCTG AATTTACAAGCtttgatgaatgaatgtattgGACATGTGATCGGAAAACCCCACAGCCCGGTCACTGGCCTGTACATTG CTCCCAGGAATAGTCCTCGGCCCGTTAAAGTTCCTCGCTGCCACAGTGACCCACCGAACCCTAACCTGTTCATCCCTAACGCTGAGGGATTCAG CTCTCGAAGTCTACCCTGTGATCTCCGGAACCAGCTGTTCCCCAACGGCCCTCGCCCCGTCCCTCAGGGCCCGGGGGAACACAGCCACACCAAAGCTCCAGGCAGCACCCCCAGTGACGTCAG GGGATCCAATTTCCATCTGTCTTCCGTAGCAGCAGAGTTGCAGTTCAAATCTCTGAGCCGCCACTCCAGCCCCACGGAGGACAGAGAAG aACCCTCTTATCCTAAGGGAGATCCTAACAGCACTCAACGTCGAAGCTGGGAGCTCCTCACCTTCATCAGCCAGTCCAAGG ACACAGCAGCACGGCAAAGCCCCATGGAGGCCGTCCGTTGCTCCATTCGCAAATTTGAGGATAAGCGTTACGCCGTGATGAAGCAGCGCAACATCATCGGCCAAGTGTGTCACACACCCAAGTCCTACGACAACGTCATGCATGTCGGGCTCAGGAAAGTGACCTTCAAGTGGCAGAGGGGCAACAAGATAG GTGAAGGCCAGTATGGGAAGGTATACACTTGCATCAATGTCGACACTGGAGAGCTAATGGCCATGAAGGAG ATCCGATTCCAGCCAAATGATCACAAAACAATCAAAGAGACGGCCGACGAGCTGAAAATATTCGAAGGCATCAAACACCCAAACCTTGTGCGATACTTTGGCGTTGAGCTCCATCGG GAGGAGATGTACATCTTCATGGAGTACTGTGACGAGGGCACCCTGGAGGAGGTGTCCAGACTGGGCCTGCAGGAACACGTCATCAGGCTTTATAGTAAACAGACCACTACAGCCATCAATGTCCTCCACGAGCACGGCATAGTCCACCGTGACATCAAAG GAGCCAACATCTTCCTGACCTCTTCCGGTCTGATTAAGCTAGGAGACTTTGGCTGCTCAGTCAAGTTAAGGAACAACACTCACACCATGCCTGGTGAGGTGAACAGCACACTAGGAACTGCCG CGTATATGGCTCCTGAAGTAATCACTAGAGCAAAGGGCGAAGGTCACGGACGAGCAGCAGACATCTGGAGTTTAGGCTGCGTCCTCATCGAGATGGTGACGGGAAAG AGACCCTGGCACGAGTACGAGCACAACTTCCAGATCATGTACAAAGTGGGCATGGGCCATAAACCCCCcatcccagagaagctgagcacAGAAGGCAAGGACTTCCTCGGACACTGTCTGGAGAGTGAACCCAAACGCCGATGGACAGCTAGCATGCTGCTGGACCACCCATTTGTCAAG GTCTGTACAGACGAAGAGTGA